One genomic window of Manihot esculenta cultivar AM560-2 chromosome 16, M.esculenta_v8, whole genome shotgun sequence includes the following:
- the LOC110602945 gene encoding uncharacterized protein LOC110602945, protein MATKLQQLQSKACQASKFVSKHGTEYYKQLLEQNKQYIQEPPTVETCSLLSKQLFYTRLASIPNRCESFWKELDYMKNLWKNRQELKVEDAGIAALFGLECFAWYCAGEIVGRGFTFTGYYP, encoded by the exons ATGGCGACCAAGTTGCAGCAGTTGCAGTCTAAGGCATGTCAAGCTTCAAAGTTTGTGTCCAAGCATGGAACTGAATACTACAAGCAGTTGTTGGAGCAGAATAAGCAATATATTCAGGAACCTCCCACTGTTGAGACGTGCAGCTTGTTGTCAAAGCAGTTGTTCTACACACGTCTTGCTAG TATTCCCAATCGTTGTGAATCATTCTGGAAGGAACTTGATTATATGAAGAATTTATGGAAAAATAGGCAGGAATTGAAGGTTGAAGATGCCGGCATTGCTGCTTTGTTTGGGCTGGAGTGCTTTGCTTGGTATTGTGCTGGTGAGATCGTGGGAAGGGGATTTACTTTCACTGGTTACTATCCTTGA